A stretch of DNA from Lusitaniella coriacea LEGE 07157:
CGCTATGAGCCAACGATTGAGACAAACAACAGATTTCGGCTGCGCGAAAACCCCACTGCTGAGTGGGAGTTGCGAATTGAAGGGAAATTCCGCGCCTTCTACAATGCCAACGAACGAGTTCAGATTGTCGAAATCCAACGTATTGGTGC
This window harbors:
- a CDS encoding type II toxin-antitoxin system RelE family toxin, translating into MFEIEFTQQAKNDLRWFKKYEQNIIVAAIGTQLRYEPTIETNNRFRLRENPTAEWELRIEGKFRAFYNANERVQIVEIQRIGAKRGNQIFFQGEEGKL